Below is a window of Herbiconiux aconitum DNA.
CCCAGGCGCTCGACGCGGCCTACGCTGCTCGCGTCGCCGATCTGTCGCTCTACCTGCTGCAGCACCACGGCGACCGCGACTCGGCGCGCATCGGCCGCCTGATCGTGGAGGGCCGTCGATGACCACGCCCGACTCCTTCTCGCACCGCGACGACGGCACTCCCGAGGGCGAGTGGCAGCGCGCCTTCGGTGAGCGGATGCCCGAGCAGCCGCAGCTCGGGCCGGCCTTCTTCCAGAACCTCGGCCACCTGGTCGTCGTGGCCGCGCATCCCGACGACGAGACGCTGGGAGCTGCGGGCCTCGTGGCGCGAGCAGGCGCATCCGGGGCCCGGGTGACCGTGATCGTCGCGACGTCGGGGGAGGGATCGCACCCCGATGCTCCCGACCTCGGGGAGCTCGCGCGCCGGCGGGAGGACGAGACGCGGTGCGCACTGGCGGAAGTCGACCCAGGGGCCACCGTGCACTTCCTGCGCTTGCCGGACGGTCGTCTCTCGGAGCACCGTTTCGCGCTCGCACAGGCGATCGCGGAGGTCGTGGGGCCCGACGCCATGGCGGGTCGGGGAGCCGACCGCGCGGGTGCTGGCGCGGACGCGGGTCTCGCCACCGACGCGGATGCGACCGCCGGTCCGGCCATCGGCGCGGGTGCTGCCGCAGACGCAGACGCAGACGCAGACGCGGACGCTGGCGCGAGCGCACCGTGGCACGCCCCGCACCGCGACCGTGCCGGTCGGCACGCCGCTCCCAGCGGCGCCGACCACCCGGCCGGCCACGGCGCCGGCCGGCCCGACGCGAATCGTCCGATCACCGACGGCACCTTCGGCGGGCGCGACGAACGACGTGGCGCGACCGTGCTGGTGGCGCCCTGGGTGGGCGACCGGCATCCCGATCACGCGGCGGCCGCCGTCGCCGCCTCCGCGGTGGCGCAGACCGCCGGGCTCGAGCTGCTCGGCTACCCGATCTGGCTCTGGCACTGGGCGCGACCGGCCGACCAGGGCGTGCCGTGGGCGCGGTTGCGCGTGCTCGCCCTCGACGATTCCCAGCGTGCGGCAAAGGCGCGCGCCGTCGCCGCGCACGCGAGCCAGGTGCTCCCACTCGGCGACGCGCCCGACGAGGAACCGCTGCTGCACTCCGGGATGCTCGCCCATTTCGCCCGGCCCTTCGAATGCTTCGTGGTGTCGGCCGACGGGGAGTCTCCGAAAGCTGCTGCCGAGCGCGCCGTTCCATCGGATTCGGACGATTCGACACGTGCGACCTCCGTCGCGCCCGGCGTGCTGCACGACGGTGGAGTGGCGGCGGACTACTTCGATGCCCTGCACCGCGGCGCCGACGACCCCTGGGGGTTCGAGTCGCGCTGGTATGAGGAGCGCAAACGTGCCGTTCTGCTCGCCTCCCTGCCCGATCGGAGTTATGGCGAGGTGCTCGAGGTCGGATCGTCGACCGGCGTGCTGTCCCGTGCTCTGGCCGCACGGACATCGGGCCGACTGGTGGGCGTCGACGTCTCCGAGGTGGCCGTCGAGCGGGCCCGTGAGCGCAACGCCGACCTGCAAGACGTGAGCTTCGAGCGGATGCGCGTGCCCGCCGAGTGGCCCTCGGGCAGCTTCGATCTCGTCGTGGTCTCCGAGGTCGGGTACTACCTCGATCCACCCGATCTCACGGGCCTGATCGAACGCATCCTCGGATCGCTCACCCCGCTCGGAGCCGTGATCTGCTGCCACTGGCGGCATCCGGTGGCCGGTCGCGCGATCGACGGCGACGGAGTGCACGCTGTCTTCGCCGATCGGCCCGAGTTCGCCCGCCTCGCCCGGCACCTGGAGGAGGACTTCGTGCTCGACGTGCTCGTGCGCACGCCGGGTGAATCGGTCGCCCGTCGGGAGCGGATCGTATGATCCGCTCGATCGGAGTCGTCATTCCGGCGCGCGACGAGGAGGCACTGCTCGGCGCCGCCCTGAGCGCAGTGCTCGCGGCACGGGCCGGGCTCGTGCAGGCTGAGCCGGAGTGGGCCGAGCCGGGGCGAGTGCGCGTGGTGCTCGTTCTCGACGCGTGCACCGATGGATCGCTCGAGGTCGCCCGATCGTTCGGGTCGTCGATCGAGGTGCTCGAGATCGACGTCGCGCAGGTCGGTCGAGCGCGCCGAGCCGGTGTCGAACTGCTGCTGGGGCGGCACGATCCGGCGGTCGGACCCAGCGGGCCGGGCGCCACCGGCCACCCCGACGCACGCCGCGACCTTTGGATCTGCAGCACCGACGCCGACACCGTCGTGCCGGAGCACTGGCTGCGCGACCACCTCCAGGCCGCCCGCGACGGAGCCGAGGTCGCCGTGGGCCGGGTCGTGCCACGCGCCGCCGACGTCGGTTCCGCACTGCTCGCAACGTGGCGACGCGAGCACGAGGGTGGCGGACGCCACGTCTACGGCGCCAACCTCGGCTTCCGCGCCGATGCCTACCGAGCGGTCGGCGGTTTTCCACCGCTCAGCGTCGGGGAGGACGTCGAATTCGTGCGCGCCGCCGAGCAGAACGGCGCCGCCGTGCTCGACCTGCCGTTCTCGGTCGTGCAGACCTCGGGCCGTCGCGACGGCCGCACCCCCGGCGGATTCGCCGGGTATCTCCGCACCCTCGTCGACTAGAGACGGAGGCAGAGACGGAGGGGGAGGCAGAGGCGGTTCATCCGGCCACCGCCGTCTGCCCCAGGTGTTCGGCCAGCTCGTCGAGCGCGCTGTCCCAGCCGTCGAAGAAGCTCTCGTCGCCGCGCATCCCGTCGACACCGCGCAGATCGAAGGTGAGCCGCGTCAACTCGCCCAGCGACTCGATGGTGACGGTGACGACCGGTTGGTCGTCGGGGTCGTCATCCGGCGAGCCCCAGGTGAAGACCAGACGCTCGTTCTCGACCAGCTCTCGGTACACGCCGCCCGTCGGGTGCTCCTCGCCGCTCTCGTCGTGCACCATCGTGTAGGTGTAGCGGCCGCCCACCCGCGCGTCGACGGTGACGCTCTCGCGGGGTGTGTGCATCCCGACCGGGTGCCACCATTCGGCCACCTCGTCGGGGTCGGTCCAGGCGCGCCAGATCTGATCCGGCGTCGCGTCGTACTGGCGCACCAGGGTGAAACCTTTGTTCGTGTCGATCATCGTCGTTCCTCTCGTCGTGACTCGGTGTCTTCAGCTGACTCGTGTTCTCGGTGTTCCGCCCGTCGGGCACCGAGGTGCTCGCCCAGAAGGTCGAGGCGCTCGTTCCAGTCGGCGCGTTGCTCGTCCACCCAGGCACGGGCGTCGTCGAGCCCGGCCTCCCGGATGCTGCACTCGCGCCACTGCGCGTTGACGGTGCGCACGATGAGGCCGGCGCCCTCGAGCACAGCGAGGTGCTGCGAGATGGCAGGCCGGCTCATCGAGTAGTTCGCCGCGAGCTCGCCGACGGTGATCGGCCCGGTGCGCAGCCGCGTCAGGATGTCGCGCCGGGTCGGATCGGCGAGGGCGCCGAACACGAGGCTGAGTTCATCGGTGACTGGCATGTAAGCGTTTCCTTACGTAAGCGAACACTTACACGCTACGCCCGGAGCCGCCGGATGTCCAGACCCGGCGACGCCCGCTTCCTCAGATGCGTTCGGCCAGCCATTCGGCCTGGCGCACCCACTGGTGCATCTGACCGCCCTCATGGCCGTTGAAGGGGTAGACCTCGATCTCCCGGTCGGCCCCCGCGTAGTGGTTGAAGGCGGTGAAGACCGTGGAGGGCAGCACGATCCCGTCCATCAGCGCCACCGAGAACAGCGCCGGCGAGGTGGCCCGGCGCGCGAAGTTCACGGCGTCGAAGTACGAAAGCGTCTCGAACACACGCTCCTCGGCATCGCGGTGCACCGCGAGATAGCGCACCAACTCGGTGAACGGGGGCTCGGGCGTGGCCTCGACCGCCCGGCGGAAGTGGCTGAGAAAAGGCACATCGGGCATGACGCCCTGGAGGCCTGGCACCAGGCCCGCCACGGCGAGCGTGATGCCGCCGCCCTGGCTGCCACCGGTGACCGCGATCCGGTTCGGGTCGACGAAATCGAACTCCCGAACCGCGTCGAGGAGTCGAACCGCGTCGGTGAACAACCGCCGGTAGTAGTAGTCGGCCGGGTCGAGGATGCCGCGGGTCATGAAACCCCCGACGGACGGACCCGATCCGTGCGGGTCGGGAGTGTCTCCGCCGGAGCCCCAGCCGCTGCCCTGACCGCGGGTGTCCATGAAGACGTGCACGTAGCCGGCGGTGGCCCAGAGCAGCTTCTCGCCGGCGATGCCCCGGCCGCCGTCGTAGCCGTTGTACTCCACCACGGTCGGCAGCGGACCTCGCGTGTCGACCGGGCGCACCACCCACGCCTTGATCGGTTCGCCGGCGAATCCCGCGAAGGTCAGGTCGTCGATCCGCAGTTGCGTGATCGGTGTGCTCGCGGGAGTGAGCACCGGGGCCGACCCCGCGCGCCGCGACTCGGCGAGGGTCGTGGCCCAGAAGTCGTCGAAGTCGGCCGGTTGGGCCACCTCCGGCCGGTATTCACGCAGGATGTCGAGCGGAAGGTCACTGAGCGGCAACGGTACGTCCTCAAGCGTCGGGGAAGAATCCGGAATGGACCATCACATTTCTAGCATCCCGTCGACCCGACGGGGGTGACGCGTGGCGCCCGGGGTGCGCGGGGTGCGCTGCGCGATGAGCACGCCGGCGAGCACGAGCGCCGTGCCGATGGCCTGGGGGAGGCCGAAGACCTCACCGGCGACGAGGGTGCCGAGCAGTACGCCCGTCACCGGATTGAGGAGACCCACGAGACCGACCGTGCCGGCCGGGAGGTGCCGGAGGCCGGTGAACCAGCAGACGAAAGCGAGTGCGGTGGCGATCACCGTGACGTAGGCGAACGCTGCCAGAGCGGGCGCATCGAGCGCCGGCAAACCCCCCTCCACCACGACGGCGAAGGGCAGCACGAGCAGCCCTCCGGCGATCAGCTGCCACGAGGTGACCGCGAGGATCGGCTGCCCGGCCGCCCACTTCTTGGTGAGCACGAACCCCACCGACGACATCAGCATGGCGGCGAGCGAGGCGGCGACGCCCAGCGGGTCGATCGCATCCGTTCCCTCGAACAGCATCAGGCAGACGCCCGAGAACCCGACGACGGCCCCGAGACCGGAGATCCAGCGTGGGCGCTCAGCGAGCAACGGCCAGGCGAGCAGCAGAAGCACACCCGCCGAGGTCGCCATGATGGTGGCGGCGACGCTCGAGGGAAGCAACTGCGAGGCCAGGTAGACGAGCACGAAGAAGGCGCCCACGTTGAGGGCCCCGAGAACGAGCGACTTCCACCACCAGGAACCCCGGGGAAGCCGTCGTGCGATCACGAGCAGCAGGATGCCCGCCGGCAGCGCCCGCAGGATCGCGCCCCAGAGCGGTGAGTCCATCGGCAGGAACTGACGCGTCACGAAGTAGTTCGACCCCCAGGCAATGGGGGCGACCGCGGTGACGAGCATCCAGCGCCATTTAGCTTCCATGGAAGCTACTATAGCTTCCCGGGAAGCTATAGTGAAGGCATGGTGGAAGAACTCGACCGGGTGGCGCGTATTCAGGCGGAGTGGCGACGGGAGCGGCCCGACCTCGACGTCGGACCTCAGGGTGTCATCGGCCGTCTGCACCGGCTGTCGGCGCACCTCACTGCGTCGCTGGTCGCGGTCTACCGCGAGTTCGGTCTCGGTGAAGGGGAGTTCGACGTGCTCGCGACGCTGCGCCGGTCGGGCCCGCCGTTCGAGCGGGCACCGGGCGAACTCGCCGAGCACACGATGGTGACGACCGGGGCGATGACCAAGCGCATCGACCGTCTCGCCGAGGCCGGACTCGTCGTGCGGCGTCCGGCCGAGAACGACGGCCGCGGCCGGGTCGTGGCGCTCACGCCGCAGGGCGTCGAACTCATCGACGCCGCCTTCACGGCCCACATGGCCAACGAGCACCGCTTGCTCGAGCCCCTGTCGGTGGCCGACCGCGCTGCACTCGAGGGCATCCTCACCCGCTGGCTCAGAGCCTCCGGCCCCGACTGATCGAGGAAGGGCGCGGGTCAGAGGGCGAGGCGCACCGCGGCGAGGGCGGCAGCGGCCGCCCAGGCCTGGGGACTCGCGGCGTGCGGGTAGGCGATCGGCACGGCGACGTCGGCGCGCGCGAAGCCGCCGAAGAGCTCGGGCAGCCGGTTTCCGAAGTGCGCTGCTGCATCGACGACGGCGGAGGCCACCTGCCGCGCCTCGACGGGGAAGCCGGCCCGGGCCATCCCGAGCGCCGCCAGCATCGTGTCGTGCGGCCAGACCGAGCCGTTGTGGTACGACAGCGGGTGATGGAGGGCGGCGCCGGTGGAGAGCGTGCGGATGCCCCAGCCCGAGAACATGTCGGCCTCCAGCAGGCGCGCGGTGACCCGTGCTGCATCCGTGGGGCTCAGGATGCCGCTGAAGAGCAGGTGTCCCGCGTTCGAGGCCACGACATCGGCCTGGTGCCCCGACCCGTCGACCGCGAGGGCCGGGAAGTCGTGCTCCGGCATCCAGAAGGCCTCGCGGAAGCGGTGGCGGAGTGCTTCGGCGACGGCATCGAGTTCGTCGGCCCAGTGGGCGTCGCCCCAGTGCGACCGCGCCAGGGCGGCAGCGTCGCGGAGTGCGCGCCAGGCGTAGCCCTGCACTTCGCAGAGGGCGATCGGACCTTCGAGGATGCGGCCGGTCGCGTCGGCGACGGCGTCGAACGAGTCCTTCCAACCCTGGTGGATCAGGCCGGCCGGGTCGGGCACGTAGCGCAGGAAGCCGTGCTCGTCGATTCCGCCGTCGCCCCGCATCCAGGCCACCGCGGCGCGCACCGGATGCTCGAGCTCGCGGATCGTGTCCTCCGAACCGAGCTCGGCGACCGCGGTCACGAACAGCGGTGTCGCATCGACCGAGCCGTAGTAGCGGCCATAAGGCACCTCGCCGAGTGTCGCGAGTTCGGAGACGCGCAGCTCGTGCACGATCTTGCCGGGCTGGGCGACACGGGCTGGATCGTCGGTAGCGGCCTGCGTGGTGGCGAGGGCACGCAGCACGCCGTCGGCGAGGCCCGGGAGTTCGTCGAGGTCGCGCCCGGCCAGCATGCTGGTGAGCAGCGAGTCGCGCCCGAAGAGGGTGAGGAACCAGGGCACACCGGCGCCGATGACACCGAACTCCGGCAGGCCGGGTGCCGGCATCCGCAGGGCCGTGAGGTCGCCGAGTGCGCGGTCATGGAGGGTGGACGGGTGGGCGGCGCCCGGGATGGACGGGTCAGCGGCGCCCGTCGCGAAGGGGCCGGGTTCGTCGGCCCGCGCGGGTTCGTCTGGGGCCCGCTCGCTGAGCGGCGCGACCGTGACCTCGAGAACGCGGGCCTCCCCGGGAGCCAGGTCGAGGGCCCACACCAGGGCGCCCGTAGTCGCGGCGGGTGCGCCCGATGCGGGCGATCCCAGCTCCACCCGAGGCGAACCGGCCGCGGCGACGCGCACTCCGGCCTCGAAGGATGCCGCCCCGAGCGTGCGCCGGTAGCCGAACGTCAGGCCGGTCGGGCCGGCCGAAGCCGAGAAGACACCGCCGGCGCGATCGAAGGTGCGGCGGTCGGAGCGCAGGGTGAAGGGGTCGGCGAAGTCGCTCGCGACCTCGAGGGTCAGAGTCGTGGACACCGGATGCGCGGTGCTGTTGCGCACCTCGATCCGCTCCGCGAGTCCGGCCGACGAGACCTCCTGGGTCACGACGACGAGCAGCGCGCTCGTCTCGTTGCGAGCCGTTGCGGGCAGCAGCGCGACCGATCGGCTGCCGGCCGTTTCCGACGACGCGGTGGAGACGAGCAGACGCGACCCGTCGACGTGCAGCGCCCAGCGCGACAGCAGCCGCACGTCGGCGAGGAACAGTCCGTGCAGCCGGCCCACAGCGGATGCGTCGACCCGGATACCGCCGTCGGCATCCCCGCGGAGCAGAGCACCGCCGCCCACGAGGAGCACGTCGTCGTGGGCGGCGTCGACCGCGGAGGCGGCGGAGGCGGAGGAGGTCGACGACACGTCGCTCATTCCATCACGCCCCAGCCCTGATGACGGATGGCGTCGAGCGCGAGCGCGGCCGTCC
It encodes the following:
- a CDS encoding bifunctional PIG-L family deacetylase/class I SAM-dependent methyltransferase; this translates as MTTPDSFSHRDDGTPEGEWQRAFGERMPEQPQLGPAFFQNLGHLVVVAAHPDDETLGAAGLVARAGASGARVTVIVATSGEGSHPDAPDLGELARRREDETRCALAEVDPGATVHFLRLPDGRLSEHRFALAQAIAEVVGPDAMAGRGADRAGAGADAGLATDADATAGPAIGAGAAADADADADADAGASAPWHAPHRDRAGRHAAPSGADHPAGHGAGRPDANRPITDGTFGGRDERRGATVLVAPWVGDRHPDHAAAAVAASAVAQTAGLELLGYPIWLWHWARPADQGVPWARLRVLALDDSQRAAKARAVAAHASQVLPLGDAPDEEPLLHSGMLAHFARPFECFVVSADGESPKAAAERAVPSDSDDSTRATSVAPGVLHDGGVAADYFDALHRGADDPWGFESRWYEERKRAVLLASLPDRSYGEVLEVGSSTGVLSRALAARTSGRLVGVDVSEVAVERARERNADLQDVSFERMRVPAEWPSGSFDLVVVSEVGYYLDPPDLTGLIERILGSLTPLGAVICCHWRHPVAGRAIDGDGVHAVFADRPEFARLARHLEEDFVLDVLVRTPGESVARRERIV
- a CDS encoding glycosyltransferase, with translation MIRSIGVVIPARDEEALLGAALSAVLAARAGLVQAEPEWAEPGRVRVVLVLDACTDGSLEVARSFGSSIEVLEIDVAQVGRARRAGVELLLGRHDPAVGPSGPGATGHPDARRDLWICSTDADTVVPEHWLRDHLQAARDGAEVAVGRVVPRAADVGSALLATWRREHEGGGRHVYGANLGFRADAYRAVGGFPPLSVGEDVEFVRAAEQNGAAVLDLPFSVVQTSGRRDGRTPGGFAGYLRTLVD
- a CDS encoding SRPBCC family protein, which codes for MIDTNKGFTLVRQYDATPDQIWRAWTDPDEVAEWWHPVGMHTPRESVTVDARVGGRYTYTMVHDESGEEHPTGGVYRELVENERLVFTWGSPDDDPDDQPVVTVTIESLGELTRLTFDLRGVDGMRGDESFFDGWDSALDELAEHLGQTAVAG
- a CDS encoding ArsR/SmtB family transcription factor, which codes for MPVTDELSLVFGALADPTRRDILTRLRTGPITVGELAANYSMSRPAISQHLAVLEGAGLIVRTVNAQWRECSIREAGLDDARAWVDEQRADWNERLDLLGEHLGARRAEHREHESAEDTESRREERR
- a CDS encoding acetylxylan esterase; translated protein: MPLSDLPLDILREYRPEVAQPADFDDFWATTLAESRRAGSAPVLTPASTPITQLRIDDLTFAGFAGEPIKAWVVRPVDTRGPLPTVVEYNGYDGGRGIAGEKLLWATAGYVHVFMDTRGQGSGWGSGGDTPDPHGSGPSVGGFMTRGILDPADYYYRRLFTDAVRLLDAVREFDFVDPNRIAVTGGSQGGGITLAVAGLVPGLQGVMPDVPFLSHFRRAVEATPEPPFTELVRYLAVHRDAEERVFETLSYFDAVNFARRATSPALFSVALMDGIVLPSTVFTAFNHYAGADREIEVYPFNGHEGGQMHQWVRQAEWLAERI
- a CDS encoding DMT family transporter, whose product is MEAKWRWMLVTAVAPIAWGSNYFVTRQFLPMDSPLWGAILRALPAGILLLVIARRLPRGSWWWKSLVLGALNVGAFFVLVYLASQLLPSSVAATIMATSAGVLLLLAWPLLAERPRWISGLGAVVGFSGVCLMLFEGTDAIDPLGVAASLAAMLMSSVGFVLTKKWAAGQPILAVTSWQLIAGGLLVLPFAVVVEGGLPALDAPALAAFAYVTVIATALAFVCWFTGLRHLPAGTVGLVGLLNPVTGVLLGTLVAGEVFGLPQAIGTALVLAGVLIAQRTPRTPGATRHPRRVDGMLEM
- a CDS encoding MarR family winged helix-turn-helix transcriptional regulator yields the protein MVEELDRVARIQAEWRRERPDLDVGPQGVIGRLHRLSAHLTASLVAVYREFGLGEGEFDVLATLRRSGPPFERAPGELAEHTMVTTGAMTKRIDRLAEAGLVVRRPAENDGRGRVVALTPQGVELIDAAFTAHMANEHRLLEPLSVADRAALEGILTRWLRASGPD
- a CDS encoding amylo-alpha-1,6-glucosidase, which encodes MSDVSSTSSASAASAVDAAHDDVLLVGGGALLRGDADGGIRVDASAVGRLHGLFLADVRLLSRWALHVDGSRLLVSTASSETAGSRSVALLPATARNETSALLVVVTQEVSSAGLAERIEVRNSTAHPVSTTLTLEVASDFADPFTLRSDRRTFDRAGGVFSASAGPTGLTFGYRRTLGAASFEAGVRVAAAGSPRVELGSPASGAPAATTGALVWALDLAPGEARVLEVTVAPLSERAPDEPARADEPGPFATGAADPSIPGAAHPSTLHDRALGDLTALRMPAPGLPEFGVIGAGVPWFLTLFGRDSLLTSMLAGRDLDELPGLADGVLRALATTQAATDDPARVAQPGKIVHELRVSELATLGEVPYGRYYGSVDATPLFVTAVAELGSEDTIRELEHPVRAAVAWMRGDGGIDEHGFLRYVPDPAGLIHQGWKDSFDAVADATGRILEGPIALCEVQGYAWRALRDAAALARSHWGDAHWADELDAVAEALRHRFREAFWMPEHDFPALAVDGSGHQADVVASNAGHLLFSGILSPTDAARVTARLLEADMFSGWGIRTLSTGAALHHPLSYHNGSVWPHDTMLAALGMARAGFPVEARQVASAVVDAAAHFGNRLPELFGGFARADVAVPIAYPHAASPQAWAAAAALAAVRLAL